One window of the Litorilinea aerophila genome contains the following:
- a CDS encoding DUF5317 domain-containing protein has protein sequence MILVYALILGFVAGAVRAWVARRPYTVPELQYLWLAGLAFIPQWVAFFLPYTRNHISRTGAAVALVSSQVLLLLFAWRNREHKGFWLLGAGLLLNLLVIGANGGLMPVSPETVARLHGVDVSALEIPVGSRVGTSKDVLLPTTETHLEWLADRFLLPSWVPYRVAFSLGDVLIALGVLVFFWQAGGGYSSPAESQAPVMAEHRSEK, from the coding sequence GTGATACTGGTATACGCACTCATCTTAGGGTTTGTCGCAGGTGCAGTCAGGGCCTGGGTTGCAAGACGCCCATACACCGTTCCCGAATTGCAGTACCTGTGGTTGGCCGGATTGGCCTTTATCCCACAGTGGGTAGCCTTCTTCCTACCCTACACCCGCAATCATATTAGCAGGACAGGCGCAGCAGTGGCGCTTGTCAGCTCCCAGGTGTTACTTCTACTGTTCGCTTGGCGGAATCGGGAACACAAGGGCTTCTGGCTACTGGGAGCTGGGTTACTTTTGAATTTACTGGTGATCGGGGCGAACGGCGGCCTGATGCCGGTCAGTCCCGAAACCGTAGCCCGACTCCACGGTGTAGATGTTTCGGCGCTGGAGATCCCGGTTGGAAGCCGGGTGGGTACGTCCAAAGATGTGTTGCTCCCGACCACAGAAACCCATCTGGAATGGCTGGCCGACCGCTTTCTGTTGCCATCCTGGGTGCCGTACCGAGTGGCATTTAGCCTTGGTGACGTCCTTATCGCCCTGGGGGTTTTGGTCTTCTTCTGGCAGGCGGGAGGGGGATACTCCTCCCCGGCCGAGTCCCAGGCCCCGGTCATGGCGGAGCACCGCTCAGAAAAATAG